TTTGGCGTATTTTCAGCTTTCGTCATCGCTCTTATTAAAACGATTCTCTTTCAATGGGGAGGGCTATAAATGTTACAAGGACACCGAACATGGGTATTCGAAAACAAACCAGTTATCATTTCAACAGGTGTAGTCGGCGGCCCATTTGAGGCAAATGGAAAAATCCCTGAAGACTTTGATACCCTGCATGAAGATTTATGGCTCGGACAAGATTCCTATGAAAAAGCACATAAAATTTTGTTTGAAGAGGCTTGTAGCCGTGCTACAGAAAAAGCCAGACTTAGGAAAGATGATATTCAATTCGTACTCGCCGGAGATTTAATTAATCAAATTACTCCTACAAGCTTTGCTTGCCGTACACTTGGCACTCCTTATCTCGGATTATTTGGTGCTTGCTCTACTTCTATGGAAGGTTTAGCACTCGGTGCAAGTATCGTAAATGCAAAAGGCGCAAAATATTTATTAACCGGAGCTTCAAGCCATAACGCTGCCGTGGAAAAACAATTTCGTTATCCAACTGAATATGGTGGTCAAAAACCTCCTACGGCCCAGTGGACAGTAACCGGTGCGGGCGCAGCTATTTTAAGTGATACAGGACATGGCCCAAAAGTAACTTCCGCCACAATTGGGCGCATTGTTGATATGGGGTTAACTGATCCATTTAATATGGGAGGTGCAATGGCCCCTGCTGCTGTCGATACAATTGAAGCTCATTTAAGAGAAAGAAATCTCGATGCATCTCACTATGATTTAATCGTAACAGGCGACCTCGGACATGTTGGACGCGAAATTGCTTATGACTTACTACATAAACATGGGACAAAAGTAACAAGTGAACAATTTCAAGATTGCGGACTACTCATTTATAGAGAAGGTCAACCTGTAATAGCCGGCGGAAGTGGCCCAGGCTGTTCAGCAACAGTCGTATACGGTCATTTATTAAACCGAATGAAAAGAGGAGAATTCAAAAAAATACTCGTCGTTGCGACAGGCGCTTTACTATCTCCACTTACATTCCAACAAGAAGAAACGATTCCGTGTATCGCCCACGCCGTTTCGATTGAATTTGGAGGTGCAACGCAATGATTTTTTTCTGGGCTTTTGTAATCGGTGGACTTATATGTGTAATCGGACAACTTATGTTTGATGTCGGCAAGCTAACACCAGCTCATACAATGGCAACACTCGTTGTTGTTGGGGCTATATTAGATGGATTCAATCTATATGAACCATTAATTGATTTTGCCGGTGCAGGAGCAACTGTACCAATTACAAGTTTCGGAAACGCCCTCGTTCACGGTGCGATGGAAGAAGCTGCAAAACATGGAATCGTCGGCGTAATTACTGGTATGTTTAAAGTAACGAGCGCAGGTGTATCAGCAGCGATTATTTTCGGCTTCATTGGAGCATTACTATTTAAACCGAAAGGATAAGAGGTGTTTGCATGACTGTTATCGCTAGCGTAAAAACTTGCCTTGCCAGTGTAAGAGGGGCTCAAGCCAGTTTAAGCTCTCTTTCATTAAATTCACAAGACGAAGAATCAAAACGCGTATTTCATGAATGTATGTTAGAAATGGACAGCATCATCGCTGATTTAAAGGATAGAATTTCAGTATTAGAACGTGAAGAACCTCAATATAAAGGGTTTTAAGTAGACTGGAGGAAATGACTATGTCTCACCTGCCCGAATGGACACTCGTTATTCTTCGCTCTGTATTCATATTAATCATTTTATTCGCTATTACGAAATGGTTAGGGAAAAGACAAATCTCTCAGCTCTCCTTTTTTGAATACATAGCCGGAATGACAATCGGTGACATCGCTGCCCAAGTATCTACAGGGCTCGATTCAAAATTTTTCCACGGCGTCTTTGCGATACTCATTTTCGCTGTGGTACCTTTTTTCACAGGAATCCTCTCCTTAAAGAACAAAACAGCTCGGGACTTCTTTGAAGGGAAATCTACCGTATTAATAAAAGATGGAAAAATACTTGAAGATAACTTAAAGAAAGAAAAATATACAAGTGACGAATTACTTGAACTACTCCGAGGAAAAGATGCGTTCAGCGTAGCTGATGTTGAATTTGCAGTACTAGAACCGAGCGGTGAATTAAATGTATTATTAAAGAAAGATCGCCAACCACTTACAGCAAAAGACGTAGGCTTAAAAGTACCAAACGAGAAGGAACCACAAACTGTTATTATGGATGGAAATGTACTAGATGAACCTCTGTCATCAAGCGGACATAACCGCGCTTGGTTACATTCAGAACTCGAAAAACTCGGCGTTGTCATTGAAAATGTCTTTCTTGGTCAAGTTGACTCATACGGACAACTTACTATCGACATTTATAATGACAAACTTCAAATGCCTTCTCCTCAAAATAAACCTTTACTATTGGCATCTTTAAAAAAATGCCATGCTGATCTTGAGCTATTTTCTTTAGAAACAAAATCGAAATCAGCAAGTGAAATGTATAGTAAAAACGCGAAACAAGTCGAAACAATTTTAAATAAAGTAACCTATCTTTTAAAAGAATAAATACCGAAAGAACGCTTCAGTAAAAAGGCGTTCTTTTGCCTTTTCTACACCTTTAATCACGTTTAAATTTATGTAATTCGGTTATGATGTTGAAGATACATAAGCAGGGAATTTTAAAAATATAGCGAATAAATCATGATACAACTACATATTTTTTTGATTTAAAGTGGTTTCGTTTGACCTTTATTGACCATAATTGTATTATAAACTAAGAAAGCTTTCAAAGGAGGAAATAACAGATGAATTTAATTCCTACAGTAATTGAACAAACAAATCGTGGAGAACGCGCTTACGATATTTACTCTCGACTATTAAAGGACCGCATCATTATGCTTGGTAGCGCAATTGATGACAACGTAGCAAACTCAATCGTTTCCCAGCTTTTATTCTTGGAATCTCAAGATCCAGAAAAAGATATTCACATCTATATCAACAGCCCTGGTGGTTCTATCACAGCTGGTATGGCAATTTACGATACAATGCAGTTTATTAAACCACAAGTATCAACAATCTGTATCGGTATGGCTGCATCTATGGGTGCATTCTTACTTGCAGCAGGTGAAAAAGGAAAACGCTACGCACTTCCAAACAGTGAAGTAATGATTCACCAACCACTTGGCGGCGCACAAGGTCAAGCGACTGAAATCGAAATCGCTGCAAAACGTATCCTATTCTTACGCGAAAAATTAAACCAAATTCTTGCTGACCGCACCGGTCAACCACTTGAAGTTCTACAACGCGACACAGACCGCGACAACTTCATGACGGCAGAAAGAGCTCTAGAATACGGCTTAATCGATAAGATCTTTACAAATCGTTAATACTTAAAAGCGGAAGCGGCTCGTTTAGAATCGCAAGGCGATGGAGCACCTGATTCCGAGGCGCTTTTTGCCTCGAATGAAGGGGCGAAACGACCGGAGATTCTAGCCGCTGAAGCTAGATATAACTAAAAGCGGAAGCGCCCTGTCAACAGGGCGCTTTTTTTATTATGTACAAGGGCAACGCATACCCCACCTAGTATTTAACAGGATATATCAACGATTTTTCAAATATATCGACCGTAACTCAAATTTCATCGGCGATTATTTTAATATATCGACGTTTCGACACAACATATCGACTTACCGACAATTCTCGACAAGCACGTGTGTCCTACATACCCCCACCACTCAAACGCACCGCACCCCACAAATAGCAAAATAAAAAAACTATCGCACATTCGCGATAGCCTTTTATTGTACAGATGCAGCTAATGCTTCCAAAGCCTCTTCTGCATCTGAACCTTCTGTTGTAATTGTAATCATGCTACCAGTTCCAATTGCTAAGCTCATAATCCCCATTATGCTCTTTGCATTAACTGTCTTTCCATCTTTCTCAATGAAAATATCAGAATGAAAGCGATTTGCCTCTTGTACAAACAACGCAGCCGGACGTGCTTGTAAGCCGTTTTTTAATGCAACTTTAACCAGTTTTTGAACCACAGCTCCATTTCCCCTTTAACCTCTTATTTTTTTGCTACTGTTTCCCCCGCGCGTAATTTCTCTGCAATTTCATCGATTTTACGCAAACGATGATTAATACCCGATTTACTAATTTTCCCCCCGGATACCATCTCACCTAACTCTTTCAATGTTACATCTTGATAATCTCTTCGTAACTGTGCAATTTCTCTTAATTTATCTGGCAAAATATCAAGCCCAACCGTCTCATCAATATAGCGGATGTTCTCAATTTGCCTTAGCGCTGCACCAATTGTTTTATTTAAATTAGCTGTTTCGCAGTTAACTAAACGATTTACTGAATTACGCATATCGCGAACAATTCGAATATCTTCAAATCTTAAAAGTGCATTATGAGCACCTATAATATTTAAAAACTCTGTAATTTTCTCAGCTTCTTTCAAATACGTAATGTACCCTTTTCTTCTTTCCAACGTCTTACTATTTAAATCAAATCCGTTCATCAATTCACATATAGAATCATTATGTTCCTTATATAACGAAAAGATTTCTAAATGATAAGATGATGTTTCTGGGTTATTTACCGAACCACCTGCTAAAAATGCACCGCGTAAATACGATCGTTTACAACATTTCTTCTCGATTAATTCCTGCGATATATTTCGAATAAACGAAAAGTCATCTCGAACAATGTGAAGATCTGCTAATATTTCCCGAGACTTCTCAACAAGCCGCACGATATATACATTATTTTTCTTCAATCGCATTTTTTTACGAACAAGTAATTCTACCGTCACATCATATCCTTTTTTCAAAAGCGTATAAATCCTTCTTGCAATTGCTGCATTTTCCGTTTGAATATCGATAGATAGGCGACGGTTTGAAAAAGAAAGCGATCCGTTCATTCGAAGCAACGCCGATAATTCTGATTTCTCACAGCATTCCTTCATTTCAAGGTTGGTCAACTCTTTCTTTGTTTCTGATGCAAATGACACAGTCAACACCTCCTTATACTATTACTTTGGAACAAAAATCTTGTCCTATATGAATGAGGAGCGTTACCTCAAGCGAGGCAACGCACATTTATAACAATGAATATAAAATAGAAGCTAACTTTAATGTATCATGTCTTACAACACGCTCATCATATTTCGCTAATCGCTCTTGAATGATTTCGATATTATGTTCAGCAAAACGATCTGTATCCAGTGCAACTGGTTCCGACATTTCTTCCTCATATAACTTACGTAATTCACGAGGAATATCACGATTATTTACAATCGCAGTGTCGATAAAGGGTTTACCTAAATGATCATGTAACGCCTGCACATGATCAAACGCAGTATAACCCTTCGTTTCGCCCGCTTGCGTCATAACATTACATACATATACCTTCTTCGCTTTTGCAGCAAGAACAGCGTCGCCAATTTTGTTAACAACTAAATTCGGTAATATACTTGTGTACAGACTTCCTGGACCGAAAACAAGCAAATCAGCTCGTTTAATTTCCGCCAACGTTTCACATAACGGTTCTACATCTTCTGGAGTTAAAAAGACACGATTAATCTTCTTCCCGAAATAAGGAATCTTTGATTCACCTGTTACAATTTCTCCATCTTCTAATTCTGCATGAAGTACCGCACTTTGATTCGCTGCTGGCAATACACGTCCTCTGACATTTAATACTTTACTTGTTTCCGTAATCGCGTGGTAAAAGTCTCCTGTAATCGAAGTCATACCTGCCAATAGTAAATTTCCTAACGCATGCCCTTTCAGTCCGTCTCCAGTTGTAAAACGGTGCTGAAATAAAGCTTCCACTAATGGTTCTACATCCGATAACGCAACAAGCACGTTACGAATATCACCTGGAGGTGGAATTTCTAGCTCATCACGTAGTCTACCTGAACTGCCTCCATCGTCGGCTACTGTTACAACTGCTGTAATATCAACAGGATATTGTTTTAATCCTCTTAATAAAACAGAAAGTCCAGTTCCACCTCCCATGATAACAATTTTAGGTTTTCTCTCTTTTTTCATCCCTTAATGGCCCTTTCTCTTCTCCACATCACGATGAGATACATGAACGCTATACTCTGGTTTCAAATGTTTCCCAAGGTACTCTGTAAGCGTAACAGAACGATGTTGCCCACCTGTACATCCAATCGCAATTACAAGTTGACTCTTACCTTCTCTTTTATAATGAGGCAGCATGAAAGTGATAAGATCCGTCAATTTCTCTAAAAACTTATGTGTTTCATTAAATTTCAACACATACGACGAAACTTCTTCATCCAGTCCTGTTAATGGCTTCATATGTGGAATATAATATGGATTTGGTAAAAAACGAACATCGAATACTAAATCAGCATCAATTGGAATTCCGTACTTAAATCCAAATGACATAACATTTACACGGAATGCTTGCTCAGTTTCTGTTGAGAACAAGTGAACAATTTTCTCTCGTAATTCTTTCGGTTTCAAATCAGATGTATCAAGCACAATATTCGCTCGCGCCTTCATATCAGTTAATAGACCACGCTCAGCTTCGATTCCCTTTAACGGCAAACCAGTTGGCGCAAGTGGATGCGAACGTCTTGTTTCTTTATAACGAGTTACAAGTGTGCTATCTTTCGCATCTAAAAATAAAATATGAGGAATAATCCATGTACGTTCTGATAAATCATCAAGTGCTCCCCATAAATATTCAAAAAACTCTCGGCCACGTAAATCAATACCGAGTGCTACTTTATTCATTTTACCTTTTGAATCTGCCATAAGTTCAATAAACTTCGGCAATAACATCGGTGGTAAATTATCTACACAAAAATATCCTAAATCTTCAAAACTTTGTAACGCTACCGTTTTTCCAGCTCCAGACATCCCTGTAATAATTACCATTTTTATATCATTATTCTCTGTCATCGTATCCTCTCCTTGCAGGTTTAACTCGGATCTAATCGATATGAAAGCAACTCAAAATCTGGGGTATATACAAATGTACCGTAGATTATACCATTCCCTTTAATTAAATAATCAATAATGTGATAATCTCCTGGTGCCATTGCTAAATCATCAATTTTATCAAATGTATGCCAACCAATGATGCCTTCTTCGCTCTCTAATTTGTTTTCTCCTGCAAAATCTGTTGCTAAAAAGGAGAACATCATCCATTCAGAAACAACTTTATCACCTTCTTGGATGACAAAAGTGAAGACCCCTTTTAATGCTGGATTCTTTAAATAAATACCTGTTTCTTCACGATACTCGCGAACAACGGTATCTCTTACTGTCTCACCACGCTCCATTTTCCCGCCCGGTGCAACCCACCAATTTCGGCGAGGTTTTTGGAGTAAGAGTACTTCATTATCTCTAATTAACACACAGTTTGTCACTCTTTGCATGTTTCTTCACCTCAGCTACTTGCAGCAAAATTTCTCACTGCATACTCATTTCATTATACTATCAAAAACAGTTTGCTACAACGAAGGTGCCAGTCCCCTTTTGCTAAGCAATTGTAAAAAATCTTTCTATAACAAGCAATCAAAATACCTTACTTCCCATGAACAGTACATAAAAATCCCCTTAACGATTTTTATCGTTAAGGGGATTAAAACACTTATTTCTTACCGAAATAAGTAACAACCGCAAATCCTAAAATAAAAGTAATAATTGAACTTACAATTGAAATGCCACCAGTCGGAATGCCAGGGAACACAATGACAATCGACCCGATAACGAGCCCAATAATTGCCGCAAATGTCATACTTTTATAACGATCTAACAAATAACTAATTCCTTTACTACTTACAACAAATCCGGCCATCACGCCGGCACCGATAACTAGGATTAACGGTAAATTGAGTGTAGTTAAAGCGTTAATTGCTGTTGGATACACACCAATAATTAATAAAATAAACGATCCACTAATTCCAGGAAGAAGCATAGCCATACTAGCCATCCATCCTGCAAAAAATAAACCAATTGCATTTAAAATTGTTAACGTCGTAATCGGATCAGCTGCCTTATCTGGTTTAAAGAATGCTGTTATTGCAACAAGAATTGCTGCAATTATTAATAAGGTAATATGACTACCTTTAAACGTTGCCTTTGCATCAGCTTCTCTCATTAACATCGGTAATATACTAATAATTAAACCGAGGAAGAAAAATTGAGTCGGTTCATAATGATTTGCTAATAAATATTTAATAACGTGACTTAACGTTAGAAAAGCTGCCGCTACACCAGCTGCAAGTGGGATTAAAAACGCTAAATGTTTTTTCCATTCACGGCTAAAGAATCCGCTAATTGCTGCGAGCAATTGTTCATAAATCCCTAACACAACAGCGATTGTTCCGCCACTCACACCAGGAATTAAATCACTAACGCCCATACAAAATCCACGATATATATTACGCCATTCCATACTGAATAAATTCCTCATTTCTTATAGTGATTTTTTCCGTAAAGTCCAGTATATCAATAAGAAAGCTTATAATCCCAATTGTTTTTGACAAAACTTTGACATTTCCACAAAAAAAGAAAGCTCCTATCGGTAGCTTTCTTCTCAAAAGGTATATTACCCCTTATTTTTCTGTTACAGTCTTTAGTTCCTCTACTAACTCTTCTATATAATGCTGTGCACTCTGCGCTGCAATACTACCATCGCCTGTTGCCGTTACAATTTGACGAAGCATTTTTTCACGAACATCACCAGCTGCGAAAATACCAGGAACTTTCGTTTCCATACGCTCGTTCGTTTCAACATAACCATTTTCATTTGTAATACCTAGCTCAACAAACGGTTTTGATAGTGGTAGCATACCGATGTATATGAAAACGCCGTCAGTTTTAACTTCTTGTTCTTCTCCGCTGTTTACATCTACAAGTGTTACGCTTCCTACTTTACCATTTGCATCGTTAATTTCTTTTATAGTGTGATTCCAAATGAAATCTACTTTCTCATTTTGGAAAGCACGATCTTGTAAAATTTTCTGTGCACGAAGAGTGTCACGACGGTGAACGATTGTTACTTTTGATGCGAAGCGTGTTAAGAACACACCCTCTTCAACAGCAGAATCTCCGCCGCCAATAACAACAAGTTCTTTCCCTTTAAAGAATGCACCATCACATACTGCACAATACGATACACCGCGGCCACCAAGTTCTGTTTCACCTGGCACACCAATTTTTTTATACTCTGCACCGCTTGCAACGATAATTGCACG
This Bacillus mycoides DNA region includes the following protein-coding sequences:
- the spoVAD gene encoding stage V sporulation protein AD; its protein translation is MLQGHRTWVFENKPVIISTGVVGGPFEANGKIPEDFDTLHEDLWLGQDSYEKAHKILFEEACSRATEKARLRKDDIQFVLAGDLINQITPTSFACRTLGTPYLGLFGACSTSMEGLALGASIVNAKGAKYLLTGASSHNAAVEKQFRYPTEYGGQKPPTAQWTVTGAGAAILSDTGHGPKVTSATIGRIVDMGLTDPFNMGGAMAPAAVDTIEAHLRERNLDASHYDLIVTGDLGHVGREIAYDLLHKHGTKVTSEQFQDCGLLIYREGQPVIAGGSGPGCSATVVYGHLLNRMKRGEFKKILVVATGALLSPLTFQQEETIPCIAHAVSIEFGGATQ
- the spoVAE gene encoding stage V sporulation protein AE; translated protein: MIFFWAFVIGGLICVIGQLMFDVGKLTPAHTMATLVVVGAILDGFNLYEPLIDFAGAGATVPITSFGNALVHGAMEEAAKHGIVGVITGMFKVTSAGVSAAIIFGFIGALLFKPKG
- a CDS encoding DUF1657 domain-containing protein; amino-acid sequence: MTVIASVKTCLASVRGAQASLSSLSLNSQDEESKRVFHECMLEMDSIIADLKDRISVLEREEPQYKGF
- a CDS encoding DUF421 domain-containing protein, whose protein sequence is MSHLPEWTLVILRSVFILIILFAITKWLGKRQISQLSFFEYIAGMTIGDIAAQVSTGLDSKFFHGVFAILIFAVVPFFTGILSLKNKTARDFFEGKSTVLIKDGKILEDNLKKEKYTSDELLELLRGKDAFSVADVEFAVLEPSGELNVLLKKDRQPLTAKDVGLKVPNEKEPQTVIMDGNVLDEPLSSSGHNRAWLHSELEKLGVVIENVFLGQVDSYGQLTIDIYNDKLQMPSPQNKPLLLASLKKCHADLELFSLETKSKSASEMYSKNAKQVETILNKVTYLLKE
- the clpP gene encoding ATP-dependent Clp endopeptidase proteolytic subunit ClpP, with protein sequence MNLIPTVIEQTNRGERAYDIYSRLLKDRIIMLGSAIDDNVANSIVSQLLFLESQDPEKDIHIYINSPGGSITAGMAIYDTMQFIKPQVSTICIGMAASMGAFLLAAGEKGKRYALPNSEVMIHQPLGGAQGQATEIEIAAKRILFLREKLNQILADRTGQPLEVLQRDTDRDNFMTAERALEYGLIDKIFTNR
- a CDS encoding HPr family phosphocarrier protein, with the translated sequence MVQKLVKVALKNGLQARPAALFVQEANRFHSDIFIEKDGKTVNAKSIMGIMSLAIGTGSMITITTEGSDAEEALEALAASVQ
- the whiA gene encoding DNA-binding protein WhiA, which translates into the protein MSFASETKKELTNLEMKECCEKSELSALLRMNGSLSFSNRRLSIDIQTENAAIARRIYTLLKKGYDVTVELLVRKKMRLKKNNVYIVRLVEKSREILADLHIVRDDFSFIRNISQELIEKKCCKRSYLRGAFLAGGSVNNPETSSYHLEIFSLYKEHNDSICELMNGFDLNSKTLERRKGYITYLKEAEKITEFLNIIGAHNALLRFEDIRIVRDMRNSVNRLVNCETANLNKTIGAALRQIENIRYIDETVGLDILPDKLREIAQLRRDYQDVTLKELGEMVSGGKISKSGINHRLRKIDEIAEKLRAGETVAKK
- a CDS encoding gluconeogenesis factor YvcK family protein, giving the protein MKKERKPKIVIMGGGTGLSVLLRGLKQYPVDITAVVTVADDGGSSGRLRDELEIPPPGDIRNVLVALSDVEPLVEALFQHRFTTGDGLKGHALGNLLLAGMTSITGDFYHAITETSKVLNVRGRVLPAANQSAVLHAELEDGEIVTGESKIPYFGKKINRVFLTPEDVEPLCETLAEIKRADLLVFGPGSLYTSILPNLVVNKIGDAVLAAKAKKVYVCNVMTQAGETKGYTAFDHVQALHDHLGKPFIDTAIVNNRDIPRELRKLYEEEMSEPVALDTDRFAEHNIEIIQERLAKYDERVVRHDTLKLASILYSLL
- the rapZ gene encoding RNase adapter RapZ gives rise to the protein MTENNDIKMVIITGMSGAGKTVALQSFEDLGYFCVDNLPPMLLPKFIELMADSKGKMNKVALGIDLRGREFFEYLWGALDDLSERTWIIPHILFLDAKDSTLVTRYKETRRSHPLAPTGLPLKGIEAERGLLTDMKARANIVLDTSDLKPKELREKIVHLFSTETEQAFRVNVMSFGFKYGIPIDADLVFDVRFLPNPYYIPHMKPLTGLDEEVSSYVLKFNETHKFLEKLTDLITFMLPHYKREGKSQLVIAIGCTGGQHRSVTLTEYLGKHLKPEYSVHVSHRDVEKRKGH
- a CDS encoding NUDIX hydrolase, with amino-acid sequence MQRVTNCVLIRDNEVLLLQKPRRNWWVAPGGKMERGETVRDTVVREYREETGIYLKNPALKGVFTFVIQEGDKVVSEWMMFSFLATDFAGENKLESEEGIIGWHTFDKIDDLAMAPGDYHIIDYLIKGNGIIYGTFVYTPDFELLSYRLDPS
- a CDS encoding DUF368 domain-containing protein, which gives rise to MEWRNIYRGFCMGVSDLIPGVSGGTIAVVLGIYEQLLAAISGFFSREWKKHLAFLIPLAAGVAAAFLTLSHVIKYLLANHYEPTQFFFLGLIISILPMLMREADAKATFKGSHITLLIIAAILVAITAFFKPDKAADPITTLTILNAIGLFFAGWMASMAMLLPGISGSFILLIIGVYPTAINALTTLNLPLILVIGAGVMAGFVVSSKGISYLLDRYKSMTFAAIIGLVIGSIVIVFPGIPTGGISIVSSIITFILGFAVVTYFGKK
- the trxB gene encoding thioredoxin-disulfide reductase; this translates as MSEEKIYDVIIIGAGPAGMTAAVYTSRANLSTLMLERGIPGGQMANTEDVENYPGYESILGPDLSNKMFEHAKKFGAEYAYGDVKAIIDGKEYKTIIAGKKEYKARAIIVASGAEYKKIGVPGETELGGRGVSYCAVCDGAFFKGKELVVIGGGDSAVEEGVFLTRFASKVTIVHRRDTLRAQKILQDRAFQNEKVDFIWNHTIKEINDANGKVGSVTLVDVNSGEEQEVKTDGVFIYIGMLPLSKPFVELGITNENGYVETNERMETKVPGIFAAGDVREKMLRQIVTATGDGSIAAQSAQHYIEELVEELKTVTEK